A region from the Streptomyces sp. NBC_01445 genome encodes:
- a CDS encoding aromatase/cyclase, protein MSAERVHRTTHEVNVGAPAGVVYGLIADAVKWPLYFPPSVHVEQLEFDGGHERLRMWATANDQVKSWTSRRTLDPERRRVEFRQELPAAPVQSMGGTWIVDSLGADRSRLTLLHDFTVADDDPDEVAWVERATATNSRAELDNLSRLAERWARLDELVLSFEDSVRVHGPAELVYDFLYRIGDWPELVPHVSRLDFTEDEPGVQVMSMDTRTADGSSHTTESVRVCFPHAGRIVYKQTATPALMAAHTGEWSVVPDETGTTVISQHSVVLREENIAKVLGEDADIARARRYVRDALGRNSTATLNLAKKHAESAVTVL, encoded by the coding sequence ATGTCCGCTGAGCGAGTGCACCGCACGACGCACGAGGTGAACGTGGGCGCGCCCGCGGGCGTCGTCTACGGCCTGATCGCCGACGCGGTCAAGTGGCCGCTGTACTTTCCGCCCAGCGTGCACGTGGAGCAGCTCGAGTTCGACGGCGGACACGAGCGGCTGCGCATGTGGGCGACCGCCAACGACCAGGTCAAGTCGTGGACATCACGCCGCACTCTGGACCCCGAGCGGCGCCGCGTCGAGTTCCGTCAGGAGCTGCCCGCCGCCCCCGTCCAGTCCATGGGCGGCACCTGGATCGTCGACTCGCTCGGGGCCGACCGGTCGCGGCTGACGCTGCTGCACGACTTCACGGTCGCCGACGACGACCCGGACGAGGTGGCGTGGGTCGAGCGGGCCACCGCCACCAACAGCCGTGCCGAGCTGGACAATCTGAGCCGGCTCGCCGAGCGCTGGGCCCGGCTCGACGAGCTGGTCCTGTCGTTCGAGGACTCGGTGCGCGTCCACGGTCCCGCCGAGCTGGTCTACGACTTCCTCTACCGGATCGGCGACTGGCCGGAGCTGGTGCCCCACGTCTCCCGGCTCGACTTCACCGAGGACGAGCCGGGCGTACAGGTCATGTCGATGGACACCCGTACCGCCGACGGCTCGTCGCACACGACCGAGTCCGTCCGGGTGTGCTTCCCGCACGCCGGTCGCATCGTCTACAAGCAGACGGCCACGCCGGCGCTGATGGCGGCGCACACCGGTGAGTGGTCCGTGGTGCCCGACGAGACGGGCACCACGGTCATCTCGCAGCACAGCGTGGTGCTGCGCGAGGAGAACATCGCGAAGGTGCTCGGCGAGGACGCGGACATCGCGCGGGCCCGCCGCTACGTCCGCGATGCCCTGGGCCGCAACAGCACGGCGACGCTCAACCTGGCCAAGAAGCACGCGGAGAGTGCGGTCACTGTCCTGTGA
- the fabG gene encoding 3-oxoacyl-ACP reductase FabG codes for MTTQESQPSPPSSPSPAKPVALVTGATSGIGLAVARELGRLGHRVFICARTAQQVKQTVEDLREEGLEVDGTAADVRSAESMAALVRAAVDAFGPITVLVNNAGRSGGGPTAGITDDLWYDVIDTNLNGVFLLTREVLNNGGLADAQGGRIINIASTAGKQGVLLGAPYSASKHGVVGFTKALGKELAPRGVTVNAVCPGYVETPMAERVRQGYADAWGTTEDHVQEQFEAKIPLGRYSTPQEVAGLVGYLTTEHAASITAQALNVCGGLGNF; via the coding sequence ATGACGACGCAGGAGTCACAGCCGTCACCGCCGTCTTCACCGTCGCCCGCGAAGCCGGTCGCCCTGGTCACGGGCGCCACGAGCGGCATCGGCCTGGCCGTCGCCCGTGAACTGGGCCGTCTCGGCCACCGCGTCTTCATCTGCGCGCGGACCGCCCAGCAGGTCAAGCAGACCGTGGAGGACCTGCGCGAGGAGGGCCTGGAGGTCGACGGCACCGCCGCCGACGTGCGTTCCGCCGAGTCCATGGCAGCCCTGGTCCGCGCCGCGGTCGACGCGTTCGGCCCGATCACCGTCCTCGTCAACAACGCCGGACGCAGCGGCGGCGGCCCCACCGCCGGCATCACCGACGACCTCTGGTACGACGTCATCGACACCAACCTCAACGGAGTCTTCCTGCTGACGCGCGAGGTGCTCAACAACGGCGGCCTGGCCGACGCCCAGGGCGGCCGCATCATCAACATCGCCTCGACCGCCGGCAAGCAGGGCGTCCTGCTCGGTGCCCCCTACTCCGCCTCCAAGCACGGCGTCGTCGGCTTCACCAAGGCGCTCGGCAAGGAGCTCGCCCCCCGGGGTGTCACCGTCAACGCGGTCTGCCCCGGCTACGTCGAGACGCCCATGGCCGAGCGGGTCCGCCAGGGCTACGCAGACGCCTGGGGCACCACGGAGGACCACGTGCAGGAACAGTTCGAGGCGAAGATCCCGCTCGGCCGTTACTCCACACCGCAGGAGGTCGCGGGACTCGTCGGCTACCTGACCACCGAGCACGCCGCGTCCATCACCGCACAGGCGCTCAACGTCTGCGGTGGCCTCGGCAACTTCTGA